A genomic stretch from Leptospira andrefontaineae includes:
- a CDS encoding acetyl-CoA C-acetyltransferase codes for MSNAYVIDAVRTPRGKGKKRGTLASVHPQELSASTLLAIQERNGLKPEVVEEVVLGCVSQVDDQAACIARYAVMAAQWPNSVPGYTVNRFCGSGLQAVNNIANHVQSGAMAVGLGGGVESMSRVKMGADLGDRDFNIGNPNIQKHYNLVPQGISADLIATKYNITREEADKFAESSQLKADKAIKEGAFKKSIIPVKLEDGTVVDTDENPRIESDYAFLSGLGAVFKTVGERELDAIALKSYPDVGKINHIHTLGNSSGIVDGAASVLIANDEGIKKYGLKPRAKILSTVATGEDPTIMLTGPVSASKKALHMAGLKVEDIDLWEINEAFASVVLYTQKTLGIPLEKINVNGGAIALGHPLGATGAILLGTALDELERRNKRYALITLCIGGGMGIATVIERI; via the coding sequence ATGTCCAACGCATACGTTATCGATGCGGTTCGCACCCCAAGAGGGAAAGGTAAAAAAAGAGGAACACTTGCATCCGTTCACCCACAAGAACTTTCCGCCTCTACTCTATTAGCAATCCAAGAAAGAAACGGATTAAAACCGGAAGTTGTAGAAGAAGTTGTATTAGGTTGTGTTTCCCAAGTGGATGACCAAGCTGCATGTATCGCCCGTTATGCGGTCATGGCTGCACAATGGCCGAATTCCGTTCCTGGATATACAGTGAACCGTTTCTGCGGATCCGGATTACAGGCAGTGAATAATATCGCAAACCATGTTCAATCGGGAGCAATGGCTGTAGGTTTAGGTGGTGGAGTAGAATCCATGAGCCGAGTAAAAATGGGAGCAGACTTAGGAGATAGAGATTTTAATATAGGAAATCCTAATATACAAAAACATTATAATCTTGTTCCTCAAGGAATTTCTGCCGACCTGATCGCTACTAAGTATAATATCACCAGAGAAGAAGCGGACAAATTCGCAGAGTCTTCTCAATTGAAAGCAGACAAGGCAATCAAAGAAGGCGCGTTCAAAAAATCCATTATTCCGGTTAAGTTAGAAGATGGGACAGTAGTGGATACTGACGAGAACCCTCGTATCGAATCCGACTACGCATTCCTTTCCGGCTTAGGTGCAGTTTTCAAAACTGTTGGAGAAAGAGAACTAGATGCGATCGCTCTTAAATCCTATCCAGATGTAGGAAAGATCAACCATATCCACACACTCGGAAACTCTTCCGGGATCGTGGATGGTGCTGCTTCCGTATTAATCGCTAACGACGAAGGTATCAAAAAATACGGATTAAAGCCAAGAGCAAAAATCCTTTCTACTGTGGCTACCGGAGAAGACCCAACCATTATGTTGACTGGGCCTGTTTCTGCTTCCAAAAAAGCACTCCATATGGCAGGGCTAAAAGTAGAAGATATCGATCTTTGGGAAATCAACGAGGCATTCGCTTCAGTAGTACTTTATACCCAAAAAACTTTAGGTATCCCTCTTGAGAAGATCAACGTAAATGGAGGAGCAATCGCTTTAGGACATCCTCTGGGAGCGACAGGAGCTATTCTTCTCGGAACAGCGTTGGACGAATTAGAAAGAAGGAACAAACGTTACGCACTCATTACACTCTGCATAGGCGGGGGAATGGGTATTGCAACCGTGATCGAAAGAATTTAA